A portion of the Manihot esculenta cultivar AM560-2 chromosome 2, M.esculenta_v8, whole genome shotgun sequence genome contains these proteins:
- the LOC122723079 gene encoding uncharacterized protein LOC122723079 translates to MAETRDKSGRSEGQWRKREREAVSEMDDSCGFCKIMDMKIPSFNGKADVDAYLEWERKVEMVFNCQNYSDDKKVKLAALEFSDYALIWWDELVKSRRRNGELPIASWDEMKRIMRKKYVPTYYHRDLHHQLQRLTQGSKSVDEYHKEMELLLIKANIVEEEDQTMARFFGGLNKEIADVVDLQPYVDLEDLVNIAIKVERQRGRNRWGSNRAAQNSNSKWGSKWNTKPDPKRFEKSSTQKGMLPSKETSNSHGKNESAPKSNRTRDIQCFKCKGRGHYANECANKRAMVVRGDEIVSESDSDSDEVPPLEDCSDVDIEEYPVQGESLVILRTLNVSIKEEGLEQRENIFHTRCLVGGKVCSMIIDSGSQVNCASTILVDKLGLETIKHPNPYRLQWLNDSGEAKVTKQCKVSFSIGKYVDEVTCDIVPMQAGHILLGRPWQFDRREFADVFPEEVPSGLPPIRGIEHQIDFVPGAQIPNRPAYRSNPEETKELQKQVDELLAKGHIRESLSPCAVPVLLVPKKDGTMRFIISSRGVEVDTEKVKAIQEWPTPKNANEVRSFHGLASFYRRFVRDFSTIAAPLNEIIKKAVGFKWGKEQELAFNTLKEKLTTAPVLRLPDFSKTFEIECDASGIGIGAVLMQEGRPIAYFSEKLGGAQLNYSTYDKEFYALIRALEVWEHYLLPNEFVIHTDHQSLKHLKGQGKLNKRHGKWVEYLEIFPYVIKYKQGKENVIADALSRRHDGFLFRGKQICIPNCSVRELLVRESHSGGLMGHFGVQKTLDMLNEHFYWPNMRKYVEKICAQCFACKQAKSKSLPHGLYTPLPVPTEPWTDISMDFVIGLPRTKRGRDSVFVVVDRFSKMAHFIPCHKTDDATNIADLFFREVVRLHGIPRTIVSDRDSKFLSHFWRVLWGKLGTKLLFSTTCHPQTDGQTEVVNRTLGTMLRAIVGRNLKTWEECLPYVEFAYNRAVHSSTGYSPFEVVYGFNPLTVLDLMPLPLIWIHMRKERFPTQRKSKLDARGDGPYQVLKRINDNAYIIDLPGEFDSRTNPFQEGGDYKHGKDNVVADALSRRYALINAVSSKLLGFEHVKNLYINDTDFGNVFVACEHGAFNSFYRHDGYLFKGKKLCVPRCSMRDLLVLECHCGGLMGHFGVHKTYDTLFEHFYWPSMRKNVEKVLDGAKKAELVNSLHEKARSNIEKKNKVYADRANRRRKKVVFVPGDWVWGRARLAKKSDIEVFRSSLPKVGLRYPFIRSLSRDLFCIDNSCLSLGDNVEPQFIRD, encoded by the exons atgaagattccaagcttcaatggtaaggctgatgttgatgcctatttagagtgggagcgtaaagtggagatggtttttaactgtcaaaactattccgatgataaaaaggtaaaacttgctgcccttgagttttcagattatgcactaatatggtgggatgagcttgtgaaatctaggagaaggaatggagagttacccattgctagttgggatgagatgaagcgaatcatgaggaagaaatatgtgcctacttattaccatagagatctccatcatcaattgcaaagattaactcagggatcaaagtctgttgatgagtatcataaggagatggagttgctcctgatcaaagcaaacatagtggaggaggaagaccagactatggctcgtttctttggtggtctaaacaaggagattgctgatgtggttgatttgcaaccatatgttgatttggaagacttggtgaacattgcaattaaggtggaaagacaaagaggccgaaatagatgggggagcaacagggctgctcaaaactccaacagcaaatggggttccaaatggaacaccaagcctgatcctaaaaggtttgaaaagtcttcaactcaaaaaggcatgttaccttccaaagaaacatccaactctcatggtaaaaatgaatcagcccctaaatcaaatagaactagagatattcagtgctttaaatgtaaagggcgtgggcattatgccaatgagtgtgctAATAAACGTGCTATGgtagtgaggggagatgagatagtctccgaaagtgattctgattctgatgaagtaccacctttagaagattgttctgatgtagatatagaagagtatcctgttcaaggagagtccttagtgatattgcgtactttaaatgtttctattaaagaagagggacttgaacagcgtgaaaacatctttcacactcgttgtttggttggtggtaaagtctgtagcatgataatagattcgggtagtcaagttaattgtgctagtactattttagttgataaattaggactagaaactattaaacaccctaatccttacagacttcagtggttgaatgatagcggcgaggcaaaggtaaccaagcaatgtaaagtgtcattttctattggaaaatatgtagatgaggttacttgtgatattgtacccatgcaggctggacacattttgttaggtagaccatggcaatttgataggcgt gagtttgcggatgtatttcctgaggaggtgccatctgggttgccacccattaggggaatagaacatcaaattgattttgttcctggagctcagattccaaaccgtccagcttaccgtagcaatcctgaggagacgaaggaattgcaaaagcaagttgatgagttgctagctaagggacatatcagggagagccttagtccatgcgcagtacctgttttgttggttccaaagaaagatggaacaatgc gatttattattagttcacgtggagttgaggtagatactgaaaaggttaaggctatccaagaatggcctacacctaagaatgctaatgaggtgagatcctttcatggattggcaagcttctataggaggtttgttagagatttcagcactattgctgcacctctaaatgagattattaaaaaggctgttgggtttaagtggggtaaagaacaggaacttgcatttaacacattgaaagaaaaacttactaccgctcctgttttaaggttacctgatttttctaaaacctttgaaattgaatgtgatgcttctgggattggtattggtgctgttcttatgcaggaaggccgacccatagcatattttagtgagaagttaggtggcgcacaattgaactattccacctatgacaaagagttctatgcactgattagggctcttgaagtttgggaacactacttgctgcctaatgagtttgtgattcataccgaccatcagtctctcaaacacttgaagggacaagggaagttgaacaagcggcatggtaagtgggttgaatatctcgaaatctttccttatgtgattaaatacaagcaaggtaaagagaatgtgattgccgatgcattatctagacg gcatgatgggtttctttttagggggaaacaaatatgcatacctaattgttcagtgcgtgagttgcttgttagagaatcacattcaggaggattaatgggacattttggtgtgcaaaagactttagacatgttgaatgaacacttttattggcctaacatgcgaaaatatgtagagaaaatttgtgctcaatgctttgcatgtaaacaggctaaatctaagtccttgccacatgggttgtatacccctttgcctgtacctactgaaccttggactgatatatctatggattttgtgataggtttacctaggacaaaaagaggtagagattcagtgtttgttgttgtagatcgctttagcaagatggcacattttattccatgtcataaaactgatgatgcaacgaacatagctgatttgtttttcagggaagtagtccgtttgcatggtatacctaggactattgtttctgatagagattctaagttccttagtcatttctggcgtgttttgtgggggaaattgggtactaaacttttattttctactacttgtcatccacaaacagatggccaaactgaagttgttaataggactttaggaactatgcttcgtgctattgtgggtaggaacttgaaaacttgggaagaatgtttgccatatgttgaatttgcttataatcgagcagtccattcttctactggttattcaccttttgaggttgtgtatggttttaatccattaactgtactagatttaatgcctttacctttga tttggatccatatgcgaaaggaaaggtttccaactcaaaggaaatcaaaactcgatgcacgaggggatggaccatatcaagtgctgaaacggatcaatgacaatgcatacataattgatctgccaggtgagtttg attcgaggacgaatccttttcaagagggaggggat tataaGCATGGGAAAGACAATGTGGTTGCAGATGCTTTGTCTAGGAGGTATGCTTTAATTAATGCTGTGAGTTCTAAATTGCTTGGTTTTGAGCATGTTAAGAACTTGTACATTAATGATACTGATTTCGGAAATGTGTTTGTGGCTTGTGAGCATggagcttttaactctttttataggCATGATGGTTACTTATTTAAGGGTAAGAAATTGTGTGTACCTAGATGCTCTATGCGTGATTTGCTTGTGCTTGAATGTCATTGCGGTGGTTTGATGGGGCATTTTGGAGTACATAAGACTTATGACACCttatttgagcatttttattggccttcTATGCGCAAAAACGTTGAGAAAGT TTTAGATGGTGCTAAAAAGGCAGAATTGGTAAATTCCTTACATGAGAAGGCTAGGTCTAACATAGAGAAGAAGAACAAGGTGTATGCTGACAGGGCAAATAGGAGACGGAAGAAAGTGGTGTTTGTTCCTGGAGATTGGGTTTGG GGGAGGGCACGTCTTGCTAAGAAATCAGATATTGAGGTGTTCAGGTCATCCCTTCCTAAGGTGGGGCTGCGTTACCCATTTATCAGATCCTTGTCACGTGACCTATTCTGTATTGACAACTCATGTCTTTCTTTAGGCGATAATGTGGAACCCCAGTTTATTAGAGATTGA